The Labeo rohita strain BAU-BD-2019 chromosome 19, IGBB_LRoh.1.0, whole genome shotgun sequence genome window below encodes:
- the daxx gene encoding death domain-associated protein 6 isoform X1, with protein MLSAQQILSPPFRMAGAVMESIVILDDDDEEASTSASASYSRATNCQSKTPVKNQPPAPTHITQSPFASAKKDVRVLQVENEKLFAEFVEHCSKYSKDHPEVMTYLQTRYSKALPTFLSSVEFRNTLGRCLTRAQANTGKTFVYINELCTVLKQHTARKRSSIQSVPSQTKPEQKSNGTDLNEEVQVKGQEEKQEGEEETKTTKRASRRQIAYLENLLKVYNEEIRRLQERELSIDDLEKEDSTYIQEHKLKRKMMKIYDKLCELKGCNTLTGRVIEQKIPYNGTRYPEINKKIERYINSPEALHNPPDYTDMLKVVQRANERYKLLLTRKQLTQIAQESFRETGNKLQERRHLDMVYNFGSHLTDTYKPTLDPALTDPGLHRKLRSNRDLALSSLEEVINKYANKQEDMEVEDVRKKQERDRQKKEALNGQQSDSKEKEKEEQEQEEKEEEEEEEEDEEEDDSSDPDIEDEIQASQEQVGPDDDEEDVEEETMNNSDNDQPIDESSPLSIKSSIQDTEEDQGDDDQRSPASSTHETGPVETNTNGTPVKQSPPFTETLDLMPTDSTELISSNHVKSVSESTTNCTETVSTHQDAPSTPMRSANCSPLPPTSPLLIDEMGNYKKRKRSSTEKQTAAYNGNCTQDSDIPLDMGVICCSEEVDFKMTSPKRVMVRSSRATPPPKKNKVNVATQCDPEEVIVLSDSD; from the exons ATGCTCAGTGCCCAG CAAATTCTTTCTCCTCCCTTCCGGATGGCCGGAGCAGTGATGGAAAGCATTGTGATCCTTGATGATGACGATGAAGAAGCTTCCACATCTGCATCCGCGTCCTATTCTCGTGCTACGAACTGCCAGTCAAAAACACCTGTGAAGAATCAGCCGCCGGCTCCAACACACATCACACAGTCTCCGTTCGCCAGTGCAAAGAAGGATGTTCGTGTCCTGCAGGTGGAGAATGAAAAACTGTTTGCGGAG TTTGTGGAACATTGCTCCAAGTACTCTAAAGATCATCCAGAGGTCATGACCTACCTCCAGACCAGATACTCCAAGGCCCTGCCGACCTTCCTGTCATCGGTGGAGTTCCGTAACACTTTGGGCCGCTGCCTCACACGAGCCCAGGCCAACACTGGCAAAACTTTCGTCTACATTAATGAACTCTGCACCGTTCTTAAACAGCACACAGCTCGGAAAAGGAGCTCCATACAGTCTGTCCCCTCCCAGACAAAACCTGAGCAAAAAAGCAATGGGACAGATTTAAACGAGGAGGTACAGGTTAAAGGACAAGAGGAAAAGCAAGAGGGGGAAGAGGAAACAAAAACAACGAAAAGGGCTTCAAGGAGACAG ATAGCGTACCTGGAAAACCTGTTGAAGGTGTATAATGAGGAGATCCGACGGCTTCAGGAGCGGGAGTTGAGTATAGACGATCTGGAGAAGGAGGACTCCACTTATATTCAAGAGCACAAGCTCAAACGCAAG ATGATGAAGATCTATGACAAACTGTGTGAGCTAAAGGGCTGCAACACGCTGACGGGTCGAGTGATCGAGCAGAAGATTCCCTACAATGGAACACGCTACCCAGAGATCAACAAAAAG ATTGAACGCTACATTAACAGTCCAGAAGCTCTTCACAATCCACCAGACTACACAGATATGCTGAAGGTGGTTCAGCGCGCCAACGAACGCTACAAACTCCTGCTCACCCGCAAACAATTAACACAAATCGCTCAAGAATCTTTCAGAGAGACGGGCAACAAACTGCAGGAAAGACGCCATCTTGACATGGTCTACAACTTCGGCTCTCACCTTACAGATACCTACAAACCTA CGTTAGACCCTGCACTCACTGATCCAGGACTACATCGCAAACTCCGCTCAAACAGAGACTTGGCTCTCAGCAGCCTGGAGGAGGTGATCAACAAATACGCTAATAAACAGGAAGACATGGAGGTAGAGGATGTGAGGAAGAAACAAGAAAGAGACCGACAAAAAAAAGAG GCACTTAATGGGCAgcaaagtgacagcaaagaaaaagagaaggaggaacaggaacaggaagaaaaagaagaagaggaggaggaggaggaagatgaAGAAGAGGATGATTCCTCTGATCCAGACATTGAAGATGAGATCCAAGCAAGTCAAGAACAAGTTGGTCCAG ATGACGACGAAGAGGACGTCGAAGAAGAGACGATGAACAACAGCGACAATGATCAGCCCATCGATGAGAGCTCTCCTCTATCAATCAAATCATCCATTCAGGACACAGAGGAAGATCAGGGCGATGACGACCAGCGCTCTCCAGCCAGCAGCACGCATGAGACGGGACCTGTGGAGACAAACACAAACGGCACACCTGTGAAACAAAGCCCTCCGTTCACAGAGACTTTGGATCTTATGCCTACCGACAGCACAGAACTTATTTCCTCAAATCACGTTAAATCTGTTTCTGAAAGCACCACTAACTGCACCGAGACTGTCTCCACTCATCAGGACGCACCGTCAACCCCCATGAGATCAGCCAACTGCAGTCCACTACCTCCAACAAGCCCTTTACTGATCGACGAGATGGGCAACTACAAGAAAAGGAAACGATCCTCCACTGAAAAGCAAACTGCTGCCTACAATGGGAACTGCACACAGGACAG TGATATTCCTCTGGATATGGGTGTGATCTGTTGTTCTGAGGAAGTAGACTTTAAGATGACGAGTCCGAAACGAGTCATGGTCAGGAGCTCACGAGCCACACCTCCacctaaaaaaaataag GTGAACGTGGCGACTCAGTGCGACCCAGAGGAAGTGATCGTTCTGTCCGATTCGGATTGA
- the daxx gene encoding death domain-associated protein 6 isoform X2, which yields MAGAVMESIVILDDDDEEASTSASASYSRATNCQSKTPVKNQPPAPTHITQSPFASAKKDVRVLQVENEKLFAEFVEHCSKYSKDHPEVMTYLQTRYSKALPTFLSSVEFRNTLGRCLTRAQANTGKTFVYINELCTVLKQHTARKRSSIQSVPSQTKPEQKSNGTDLNEEVQVKGQEEKQEGEEETKTTKRASRRQIAYLENLLKVYNEEIRRLQERELSIDDLEKEDSTYIQEHKLKRKMMKIYDKLCELKGCNTLTGRVIEQKIPYNGTRYPEINKKIERYINSPEALHNPPDYTDMLKVVQRANERYKLLLTRKQLTQIAQESFRETGNKLQERRHLDMVYNFGSHLTDTYKPTLDPALTDPGLHRKLRSNRDLALSSLEEVINKYANKQEDMEVEDVRKKQERDRQKKEALNGQQSDSKEKEKEEQEQEEKEEEEEEEEDEEEDDSSDPDIEDEIQASQEQVGPDDDEEDVEEETMNNSDNDQPIDESSPLSIKSSIQDTEEDQGDDDQRSPASSTHETGPVETNTNGTPVKQSPPFTETLDLMPTDSTELISSNHVKSVSESTTNCTETVSTHQDAPSTPMRSANCSPLPPTSPLLIDEMGNYKKRKRSSTEKQTAAYNGNCTQDSDIPLDMGVICCSEEVDFKMTSPKRVMVRSSRATPPPKKNKVNVATQCDPEEVIVLSDSD from the exons ATGGCCGGAGCAGTGATGGAAAGCATTGTGATCCTTGATGATGACGATGAAGAAGCTTCCACATCTGCATCCGCGTCCTATTCTCGTGCTACGAACTGCCAGTCAAAAACACCTGTGAAGAATCAGCCGCCGGCTCCAACACACATCACACAGTCTCCGTTCGCCAGTGCAAAGAAGGATGTTCGTGTCCTGCAGGTGGAGAATGAAAAACTGTTTGCGGAG TTTGTGGAACATTGCTCCAAGTACTCTAAAGATCATCCAGAGGTCATGACCTACCTCCAGACCAGATACTCCAAGGCCCTGCCGACCTTCCTGTCATCGGTGGAGTTCCGTAACACTTTGGGCCGCTGCCTCACACGAGCCCAGGCCAACACTGGCAAAACTTTCGTCTACATTAATGAACTCTGCACCGTTCTTAAACAGCACACAGCTCGGAAAAGGAGCTCCATACAGTCTGTCCCCTCCCAGACAAAACCTGAGCAAAAAAGCAATGGGACAGATTTAAACGAGGAGGTACAGGTTAAAGGACAAGAGGAAAAGCAAGAGGGGGAAGAGGAAACAAAAACAACGAAAAGGGCTTCAAGGAGACAG ATAGCGTACCTGGAAAACCTGTTGAAGGTGTATAATGAGGAGATCCGACGGCTTCAGGAGCGGGAGTTGAGTATAGACGATCTGGAGAAGGAGGACTCCACTTATATTCAAGAGCACAAGCTCAAACGCAAG ATGATGAAGATCTATGACAAACTGTGTGAGCTAAAGGGCTGCAACACGCTGACGGGTCGAGTGATCGAGCAGAAGATTCCCTACAATGGAACACGCTACCCAGAGATCAACAAAAAG ATTGAACGCTACATTAACAGTCCAGAAGCTCTTCACAATCCACCAGACTACACAGATATGCTGAAGGTGGTTCAGCGCGCCAACGAACGCTACAAACTCCTGCTCACCCGCAAACAATTAACACAAATCGCTCAAGAATCTTTCAGAGAGACGGGCAACAAACTGCAGGAAAGACGCCATCTTGACATGGTCTACAACTTCGGCTCTCACCTTACAGATACCTACAAACCTA CGTTAGACCCTGCACTCACTGATCCAGGACTACATCGCAAACTCCGCTCAAACAGAGACTTGGCTCTCAGCAGCCTGGAGGAGGTGATCAACAAATACGCTAATAAACAGGAAGACATGGAGGTAGAGGATGTGAGGAAGAAACAAGAAAGAGACCGACAAAAAAAAGAG GCACTTAATGGGCAgcaaagtgacagcaaagaaaaagagaaggaggaacaggaacaggaagaaaaagaagaagaggaggaggaggaggaagatgaAGAAGAGGATGATTCCTCTGATCCAGACATTGAAGATGAGATCCAAGCAAGTCAAGAACAAGTTGGTCCAG ATGACGACGAAGAGGACGTCGAAGAAGAGACGATGAACAACAGCGACAATGATCAGCCCATCGATGAGAGCTCTCCTCTATCAATCAAATCATCCATTCAGGACACAGAGGAAGATCAGGGCGATGACGACCAGCGCTCTCCAGCCAGCAGCACGCATGAGACGGGACCTGTGGAGACAAACACAAACGGCACACCTGTGAAACAAAGCCCTCCGTTCACAGAGACTTTGGATCTTATGCCTACCGACAGCACAGAACTTATTTCCTCAAATCACGTTAAATCTGTTTCTGAAAGCACCACTAACTGCACCGAGACTGTCTCCACTCATCAGGACGCACCGTCAACCCCCATGAGATCAGCCAACTGCAGTCCACTACCTCCAACAAGCCCTTTACTGATCGACGAGATGGGCAACTACAAGAAAAGGAAACGATCCTCCACTGAAAAGCAAACTGCTGCCTACAATGGGAACTGCACACAGGACAG TGATATTCCTCTGGATATGGGTGTGATCTGTTGTTCTGAGGAAGTAGACTTTAAGATGACGAGTCCGAAACGAGTCATGGTCAGGAGCTCACGAGCCACACCTCCacctaaaaaaaataag GTGAACGTGGCGACTCAGTGCGACCCAGAGGAAGTGATCGTTCTGTCCGATTCGGATTGA